In the Actinomycetota bacterium genome, one interval contains:
- a CDS encoding FAD-dependent oxidoreductase has translation MVFSHSASTKVLPSLADIKNQCYWLDDIDAPKDRSRLIGTITSDLVIVGGGFTGLWAAIEAKTGNPELDVVLVEGEAIAHGASGRNGGFVAASLTHGFANGLARWPTELERLVAAGHENLDAIEDFVIKHNIDCDWRRVGEIDVATEQYQVDVLQSFIEQAANYGEQLVWLDQPQVRAKINSPTYVGGLFDPDSVAICDPARLAWGLRDVAIALGVQIYEHTPVREISDKADFVELQCEFGTLRTPKVLLATNAYPALLKRLKNLIVPVYDSVLVTEPLSPQMRADIGWKSNEGISDSGNQFHYYRPTEDGRILWGGYDATYHYRSGFGKEFEQSTASWPKLADHFFITFPQLADLKFEYGWSGAIDTCTRFSAFWGLAMQRKVAYVAGYTGLGVGASRFGARVALDQLFDWANPDLDFEMTRTLPKPFPPEPLRSATINFTRWSLDQADRNQGKRNWWLRLLDRLGMGFDS, from the coding sequence ATGGTTTTTTCTCATTCGGCATCCACCAAAGTTTTACCGTCATTGGCTGACATCAAAAATCAGTGCTATTGGCTGGATGATATTGATGCACCAAAAGATAGGTCTCGGTTAATTGGCACGATAACTTCAGATTTAGTCATTGTTGGTGGTGGATTCACGGGATTATGGGCCGCCATAGAGGCAAAGACCGGTAATCCAGAACTCGATGTTGTGCTGGTGGAGGGGGAGGCGATTGCACATGGAGCAAGTGGTCGAAACGGTGGTTTTGTTGCCGCTTCTCTGACGCACGGTTTCGCTAATGGACTCGCTCGCTGGCCTACCGAACTTGAACGGTTAGTTGCCGCCGGACACGAAAATCTCGACGCCATCGAAGACTTTGTCATCAAACACAACATCGACTGTGACTGGCGACGAGTCGGGGAAATTGACGTGGCAACAGAGCAGTATCAAGTTGATGTCCTTCAATCATTTATTGAACAGGCAGCAAATTATGGCGAGCAGTTAGTTTGGCTTGATCAACCTCAAGTACGAGCAAAAATAAATTCACCAACATATGTCGGGGGTCTTTTTGACCCAGACAGTGTCGCGATTTGCGATCCCGCTCGACTTGCCTGGGGACTACGCGATGTTGCAATTGCCCTGGGCGTTCAGATCTATGAGCACACACCAGTTCGGGAAATTTCTGACAAAGCAGACTTTGTTGAGCTGCAATGTGAGTTTGGCACTCTGCGTACGCCTAAGGTGCTACTAGCAACTAATGCCTACCCAGCACTACTAAAGCGGCTCAAAAATTTGATAGTTCCCGTTTATGATTCGGTTTTAGTAACCGAGCCACTATCGCCCCAAATGCGCGCAGACATTGGTTGGAAATCTAACGAGGGAATTAGCGATTCAGGTAATCAATTTCATTACTATCGGCCAACAGAAGATGGTCGAATTCTTTGGGGGGGATATGACGCCACCTATCATTATCGAAGCGGATTCGGAAAGGAATTTGAACAATCCACCGCTTCTTGGCCAAAACTTGCCGACCACTTCTTTATCACGTTTCCCCAATTAGCAGACTTGAAATTTGAGTACGGCTGGAGTGGTGCTATTGATACCTGCACGCGCTTTAGTGCATTTTGGGGTTTGGCCATGCAACGTAAAGTCGCTTATGTCGCTGGGTATACGGGATTGGGAGTTGGCGCCTCTAGGTTTGGCGCACGTGTTGCGCTAGACCAACTTTTTGATTGGGCCAATCCCGATCTAGATTTCGAAATGACTAGAACTTTGCCAAAACCATTTCCGCCCGAACCATTGCGTTCTGCAACGATTAATTTCACTCGTTGGTCGCTCGATCAAGCTGATCGCAATCAAGGCAAACGAAACTGGTGGTTACGCCTATTAGATCGCCTCGGCATGGGCTTTGATTCCTAG
- a CDS encoding gamma-aminobutyraldehyde dehydrogenase produces MKNFINGELVEGVTGQTTDLINPSSGEVFAQAQLSNAEDIDRAYSAASKAFESWRDTTPAERQKMLLDIADLFEAHGDELVAIESENTGKPIPVTMSEELPPMLDQIRFFAGAARVLEGRSSGEYMKGFTSMIRREPVGIVGQVTPWNYPMMMAVWKFAPALAAGNCVVLKPSDTTPASTVRMAELMGQILPPGVFNVVTGDRDTGRTLVEHQTPQMVAVTGSVRAGMEVAASASRDVKRVHLELGGKAPVVVFNDADIAAAAEWLAVAGYFNAGQDCTAATRVLVQEGIYNEFVAALAEQARKTVTTFENGPSDEDALVPPVNNAAQLEKVLGFIDRTPGHAQVVAGGKRIGDRGYYIEPTVISDLQQTDEMIQSEIFGPVMTVQKFTDEAQALAWANDVKYGLASSVWTRDIGVGLRMSRLLDFGCVWINTHIPVVAEMPHGGFKHSGYGKDLSMYGLEDYTRIKHVMASLD; encoded by the coding sequence TTGAAAAACTTCATCAATGGCGAATTGGTCGAAGGTGTAACCGGCCAGACCACCGACCTTATTAACCCGTCATCTGGCGAAGTCTTCGCACAAGCACAGCTATCTAACGCCGAAGATATCGACCGCGCCTACTCTGCTGCAAGTAAGGCATTTGAATCATGGCGAGACACTACGCCGGCTGAGCGCCAGAAAATGTTACTCGACATCGCCGATCTATTTGAAGCGCATGGCGACGAGTTAGTCGCGATCGAATCGGAGAACACTGGCAAGCCGATTCCTGTGACAATGTCGGAAGAGTTGCCGCCGATGTTAGATCAGATTCGCTTTTTCGCGGGCGCAGCTCGGGTTCTTGAAGGACGTTCATCAGGTGAATACATGAAGGGCTTTACTTCAATGATTCGACGCGAACCCGTAGGGATCGTTGGTCAAGTAACTCCATGGAATTATCCGATGATGATGGCTGTGTGGAAGTTCGCGCCAGCTCTAGCTGCTGGCAACTGTGTTGTCTTAAAGCCATCGGATACAACGCCAGCCTCTACAGTGCGAATGGCCGAGCTGATGGGACAAATCTTGCCACCGGGCGTATTCAATGTAGTTACTGGTGATCGCGATACTGGTCGAACCCTTGTTGAACACCAAACGCCACAAATGGTAGCAGTTACTGGATCAGTTCGTGCTGGCATGGAAGTTGCAGCGAGTGCTTCGCGCGATGTGAAACGAGTCCACCTAGAGCTTGGTGGCAAGGCCCCAGTTGTAGTTTTTAATGATGCCGACATCGCTGCAGCAGCAGAGTGGTTGGCAGTTGCCGGCTACTTCAATGCGGGTCAAGACTGCACTGCAGCAACCCGTGTTCTGGTCCAAGAAGGAATTTACAACGAATTCGTGGCAGCGCTAGCAGAGCAAGCTCGCAAAACTGTTACAACTTTTGAAAATGGACCAAGCGATGAAGATGCATTAGTTCCCCCAGTTAATAATGCCGCACAACTCGAGAAGGTACTTGGCTTCATCGATCGCACACCCGGTCATGCTCAAGTAGTAGCAGGTGGAAAGCGGATTGGGGACAGGGGTTACTACATTGAACCAACGGTGATTAGTGACCTACAGCAGACTGACGAGATGATTCAAAGTGAAATCTTTGGCCCAGTCATGACAGTTCAGAAGTTCACAGACGAAGCCCAAGCGCTCGCTTGGGCAAACGATGTCAAATATGGTCTGGCATCTTCGGTCTGGACTCGGGACATTGGAGTTGGTTTGCGCATGTCGCGACTTTTGGACTTTGGCTGCGTTTGGATTAATACTCACATTCCAGTGGTGGCCGAAATGCCGCATGGTGGTTTCAAACATTCGGGCTATGGCAAAGATTTGTCCATGTATGGCCTTGAGGATTACACCAGAATTAAGCACGTAATGGCTTCATTAGATTAA
- a CDS encoding Lrp/AsnC family transcriptional regulator has translation MSKSRIVDDVSLRIIEQLQEDGRRPYATIGKAIGLSEAAVRQRVTKLVDSGVMQIVAVTDPLQIGYNRAAMIGIAIEGDLEKTADELAKVPEVDYVVITAGSFDLLIEVTCADDAALLDVLNNKVRTLPNVIRTETFVYLNLRKQSYNYAIH, from the coding sequence ATGAGTAAGTCTCGGATAGTTGATGATGTTTCGCTTCGAATCATCGAGCAACTACAAGAAGATGGTCGTCGGCCCTATGCAACTATTGGCAAGGCGATTGGACTTTCCGAAGCTGCAGTGCGCCAACGAGTCACCAAATTGGTTGATTCTGGCGTAATGCAAATTGTTGCTGTTACTGATCCATTGCAAATTGGCTACAACCGTGCAGCAATGATCGGTATCGCGATTGAAGGGGACTTGGAAAAAACTGCTGACGAATTAGCAAAAGTTCCTGAAGTCGATTACGTCGTGATAACTGCAGGGAGTTTTGACTTACTCATAGAAGTTACCTGCGCAGATGACGCAGCGTTGTTGGACGTGCTGAATAACAAAGTACGAACTTTACCAAATGTTATTCGCACCGAAACTTTCGTCTACCTAAATCTGCGCAAGCAAAGTTACAACTACGCAATCCACTAA
- a CDS encoding aspartate aminotransferase family protein — MEAHHEYDTFSLSQKARDNLWLHFARHGVYENGADVPVIVRGEGAYIWDSNGKRYLDGLAGLFTVQIGHGRTELAEAAAKQMSQLAYFPLWSYAHPKAIELAERLVSYAPPNLNRVFFTTGGGEAVETAWKAAKQYFKLTGKPMKHKVVSRSVAYHGTPQGALAITGIPEAKKFFEPLTPGGFRVPNTNFYRAQYHQDDYKAFGRWAADRIEEAILFEGPDTVACVFLEPVQNSGGCFPPPPGYLERVREICDTYDVLLVADETICAFGRIGDMFAMNRFGVEPDMITCAKGMTSGYSPIGACIVSDKVFEPFKVDKTAFYHGYTFGGHPVSSAVALANLDIFEKEGINQHVRDNENAFRQTLEKLKDLDIVGDVRGDGFFYGIELVKDKGTKETFNDLEAERLLRGYLSKAMFEEGLYCRADDRGDPVVQLAPPLIIGQPEFDLIEQTLRHVLSTAMNHL, encoded by the coding sequence ATGGAAGCACATCACGAATACGACACCTTCTCACTCTCGCAGAAGGCACGAGACAATCTCTGGCTTCACTTCGCACGACATGGAGTGTACGAGAACGGCGCCGACGTCCCAGTAATTGTTCGGGGGGAAGGAGCATACATTTGGGATAGTAATGGGAAGCGCTATTTGGATGGCTTGGCAGGTTTGTTTACCGTGCAGATCGGTCATGGCCGCACTGAGTTAGCTGAAGCTGCTGCCAAGCAGATGTCGCAACTGGCTTACTTCCCACTTTGGTCATACGCACATCCAAAGGCGATTGAACTTGCAGAGCGTCTCGTGAGTTATGCGCCGCCAAATCTAAATCGTGTATTCTTCACAACCGGCGGGGGTGAAGCAGTTGAAACTGCCTGGAAAGCCGCGAAACAGTACTTCAAGTTAACTGGTAAGCCGATGAAGCATAAAGTAGTTAGTCGTTCAGTGGCCTATCATGGCACGCCGCAAGGTGCCCTTGCGATCACTGGGATTCCCGAAGCTAAGAAGTTTTTTGAGCCGTTAACCCCAGGCGGTTTTCGCGTTCCAAATACCAATTTCTACCGGGCGCAATATCACCAAGACGACTACAAAGCATTTGGTCGCTGGGCTGCTGATCGCATCGAAGAAGCGATTTTGTTTGAAGGTCCCGATACGGTTGCTTGCGTATTTCTGGAGCCTGTCCAAAACTCTGGTGGCTGCTTCCCACCACCACCTGGCTATCTAGAGCGGGTTCGGGAGATTTGTGACACATACGATGTATTGCTAGTTGCCGATGAAACCATTTGTGCATTCGGCCGGATTGGTGACATGTTTGCGATGAACCGGTTTGGTGTTGAACCGGACATGATTACTTGCGCAAAGGGTATGACCTCGGGCTACTCGCCTATCGGTGCCTGCATTGTCAGCGATAAAGTCTTTGAGCCGTTCAAAGTGGATAAAACTGCGTTCTACCACGGCTACACATTTGGTGGTCATCCAGTTTCTTCTGCAGTTGCGCTTGCCAATTTGGACATCTTTGAAAAGGAAGGCATTAATCAGCATGTTCGGGATAACGAAAATGCTTTCCGTCAGACTTTAGAGAAGTTAAAAGATCTTGACATCGTCGGTGATGTGCGTGGTGATGGCTTCTTCTACGGCATTGAGCTGGTTAAGGACAAGGGAACTAAAGAGACATTTAACGACCTTGAAGCTGAACGCCTACTTCGTGGCTACCTATCAAAGGCGATGTTTGAAGAAGGTCTCTACTGCCGTGCAGATGATCGTGGCGACCCAGTTGTACAACTGGCTCCACCGTTGATTATTGGCCAGCCAGAGTTTGACCTGATTGAACAAACTTTGCGCCACGTGCTTAGTACCGCGATGAATCACCTCTAA
- a CDS encoding FAD-dependent oxidoreductase, producing MSPAVSNSLWSDTAGLNRVHRQSLSEDLAVDVAIVGAGFTGLWTAYYLAKRAPQLKVVILEANEVGFGASGRNGGWCSALFPTAFSKLANSHGPVQARRMYDAMVQNISEIQNVITVEEIDCDWTLGGTIVAARNQVQLNRAKAEVAEHRSNGLPESDLQLLTAAELENQAHFSSALGGTFTPHCAAINPAKLVHGLANVVENLGVKIYEQTRVDRIEPNLIGTEKNVVKAKYVVRATEGYTSALADKKREVVPVYSLMVATEPIPGEVWSDLGLANRQTFSDFRNLVIYGQRTTDNRIAFGGRGAPYHFGSRISPGFDQVRKVHELLRRTLVELFPALSEVQITHQWGGALGITRDWMASCGLDPKTGLAWAGGYVGDGVTTSSLAGQTLAALISGLDTPITSLAWVNHQSPKWEPEPLRWLGINSALAAVKFADRVELRRGREARAVKVLNRLIGG from the coding sequence ATGAGCCCAGCCGTTTCCAATTCTTTGTGGTCGGATACGGCTGGGCTCAATCGCGTTCACCGACAAAGTCTCTCCGAAGACTTAGCGGTTGACGTAGCAATTGTAGGGGCCGGATTCACTGGACTATGGACTGCTTACTATTTGGCCAAACGAGCACCGCAGTTAAAAGTGGTAATCCTTGAGGCCAATGAAGTTGGTTTTGGCGCTTCCGGCCGCAATGGTGGGTGGTGTTCTGCCTTATTTCCCACGGCATTTTCAAAGTTGGCCAATTCCCATGGGCCAGTACAAGCCAGACGAATGTACGACGCAATGGTACAAAATATTTCAGAAATCCAGAACGTCATAACTGTTGAAGAAATTGATTGCGACTGGACGCTGGGTGGGACCATCGTCGCCGCTCGCAATCAGGTGCAGTTGAACAGAGCCAAAGCCGAGGTTGCTGAACATCGGAGTAACGGCCTGCCAGAAAGCGATTTGCAGTTACTTACGGCCGCTGAATTGGAAAACCAAGCTCATTTTTCTAGCGCGCTCGGTGGAACATTCACGCCACATTGCGCCGCAATTAATCCGGCCAAATTAGTACATGGTCTTGCCAATGTTGTAGAAAATCTTGGTGTAAAGATTTATGAGCAAACTCGTGTCGACAGAATCGAACCAAACCTGATTGGCACAGAGAAAAATGTAGTGAAAGCAAAATATGTGGTTAGAGCGACCGAAGGTTACACCTCGGCCCTGGCAGATAAAAAGCGAGAAGTCGTTCCGGTGTATTCGCTTATGGTTGCAACTGAACCAATTCCCGGGGAAGTTTGGTCGGATTTAGGATTAGCAAATCGGCAGACTTTCAGTGATTTTAGAAACCTAGTAATTTACGGACAGCGCACTACCGATAACCGAATCGCCTTTGGTGGCCGTGGCGCTCCATATCATTTTGGCTCAAGGATAAGTCCAGGCTTTGATCAAGTGCGGAAAGTACATGAATTACTTCGACGAACTTTGGTTGAGCTATTTCCAGCACTGTCCGAGGTTCAAATCACGCACCAGTGGGGTGGCGCGCTAGGTATTACGCGCGATTGGATGGCATCGTGTGGTTTGGATCCAAAAACTGGCCTTGCTTGGGCTGGTGGCTATGTTGGTGATGGCGTTACTACGAGTTCGCTAGCTGGACAGACGCTAGCTGCTTTAATTTCCGGGTTAGATACACCAATAACTTCCTTAGCTTGGGTTAACCATCAAAGTCCAAAATGGGAACCAGAGCCACTGCGCTGGCTCGGCATTAATTCAGCATTAGCCGCGGTGAAATTCGCCGATCGAGTTGAATTAAGGCGCGGTCGTGAGGCCAGGGCAGTAAAAGTTTTAAACCGACTGATTGGTGGCTAA
- the rlmN gene encoding dual-specificity RNA methyltransferase RlmN, whose product MLEPGELIMVAPKRQKPPTHWLDLSVAERKEKVVELGLPAFRADQISRQFFGRLSDDPMSWTDIPTELRGDVAAQLFPPLLTSVKTLDCDGGTTVKQVWKLFDGALVESVLMRYPERVTMCISSQAGCGMNCPFCATGQNGLTRNLSTAEIVEQIMVGARALANDEIAGGVGRVNNIVFMGMGEPMANYKNVISAIRRLTDDQPAGLGLSARGITVSTVGLVPRIYDLAKEGIPVTLAVSLHCPDDELRDTLVPINNRFKIAEVLEACWNYAEVTGRRVSIEYALIKDINDQAWRAELLGKLLQGHLVHVNLIPLNPTPGSIWTASRPEDERAFVRILQEHGVAATVRDTRGREIDGACGQLAASV is encoded by the coding sequence ATGCTTGAACCCGGTGAGTTAATTATGGTTGCGCCAAAGCGCCAGAAGCCGCCAACTCATTGGCTGGATTTATCAGTTGCCGAGCGCAAGGAAAAAGTAGTCGAACTCGGACTGCCAGCTTTCCGAGCAGATCAAATTTCACGGCAATTCTTTGGTCGGCTATCCGATGATCCTATGTCGTGGACAGATATTCCTACTGAGTTGCGTGGTGATGTTGCAGCTCAGTTGTTTCCACCACTGTTAACTTCAGTGAAGACTTTGGATTGTGACGGTGGCACCACAGTTAAGCAAGTGTGGAAACTCTTTGATGGCGCTTTGGTTGAGAGCGTGTTGATGCGTTACCCAGAGCGGGTTACTATGTGCATATCGTCACAAGCCGGTTGTGGAATGAACTGTCCATTTTGTGCCACTGGTCAAAATGGCCTGACTCGTAATCTTTCCACCGCAGAAATTGTCGAACAGATCATGGTTGGCGCGCGGGCTTTGGCTAATGATGAAATCGCTGGTGGAGTTGGCCGAGTAAACAATATCGTGTTTATGGGCATGGGCGAGCCTATGGCGAACTACAAAAATGTAATCAGCGCCATTCGCAGACTTACCGATGACCAACCTGCCGGGCTTGGCCTGTCAGCTCGTGGCATCACCGTATCCACTGTTGGATTGGTTCCCCGAATTTACGATTTAGCCAAAGAGGGAATTCCAGTAACACTGGCCGTTTCATTGCATTGTCCCGATGACGAACTCCGCGATACTTTGGTGCCGATAAATAACCGATTTAAAATCGCCGAAGTATTAGAAGCATGTTGGAACTATGCCGAAGTCACCGGTCGGCGAGTCTCAATTGAGTATGCCTTGATCAAGGACATTAATGATCAGGCATGGCGAGCCGAACTCTTGGGCAAACTACTTCAAGGTCACCTGGTACATGTAAATCTAATTCCATTGAATCCAACACCAGGTTCGATTTGGACGGCATCTCGCCCGGAAGATGAGCGGGCATTTGTGCGCATTTTGCAGGAACACGGGGTAGCAGCCACTGTTCGAGATACCCGGGGCCGGGAAATAGACGGCGCTTGCGGACAACTTGCAGCCAGCGTTTAG
- a CDS encoding phosphatidate cytidylyltransferase, which translates to MSEQADTGYGRAGRNLPVATVVGVALFSIFAASIWFKPVVFALLVAFVMMLAVVELARAISTDLPAPLRKVLLLCAPSLVLSAYFGGPQWLLGAFVISIGFVLVARLFSGQEDYVSHASKTIFIISYAPLLASFAVLLAAQEDGAKKVFALVLLTIGADIGGYFVGIFFGKHPLAPKISPKKSWEGLIGAIVLEIAIGIAIWHLLFEQSWWKGAIVGAVLAVTATFGDLIESMIKRDIGIKDMSQLIPGHGGIMDRLDSLVLNAAVAWLLFGLFV; encoded by the coding sequence ATGAGCGAACAAGCCGATACTGGTTACGGCAGAGCGGGCCGAAATCTACCCGTTGCAACTGTGGTTGGGGTCGCACTTTTTTCCATTTTTGCAGCAAGTATTTGGTTCAAGCCCGTGGTCTTTGCGCTATTAGTCGCTTTTGTCATGATGCTGGCGGTAGTCGAATTGGCTCGGGCAATTTCAACTGACCTGCCGGCGCCATTACGCAAAGTCCTATTGTTGTGTGCGCCGAGTTTGGTGTTATCGGCCTATTTTGGTGGACCGCAATGGCTTCTTGGCGCTTTTGTAATTTCTATCGGCTTTGTCCTGGTAGCAAGGTTATTTTCGGGTCAAGAAGATTACGTATCACACGCAAGCAAAACAATATTCATTATTAGTTATGCGCCACTTCTTGCAAGTTTCGCCGTTCTTTTGGCCGCTCAAGAGGATGGCGCTAAAAAAGTTTTTGCCTTGGTCTTGCTAACAATTGGCGCAGACATCGGCGGCTACTTTGTCGGGATCTTTTTTGGCAAGCATCCGTTAGCGCCAAAGATTTCACCTAAGAAGTCATGGGAGGGACTAATCGGGGCTATCGTGCTTGAAATTGCAATTGGTATTGCTATCTGGCACCTGCTCTTCGAGCAATCTTGGTGGAAAGGTGCGATTGTTGGTGCGGTATTGGCCGTTACGGCAACTTTTGGCGACCTGATCGAATCCATGATCAAGCGAGACATCGGCATTAAAGATATGTCTCAATTAATTCCAGGTCACGGTGGCATTATGGACCGACTGGATTCTTTAGTATTAAATGCTGCCGTTGCCTGGCTACTATTCGGTTTATTTGTTTAA
- a CDS encoding ribosome recycling factor: MIDDILLDAEEKMTKALEVAREDFTTIRAGRASAAIFSKIMVDYYGSPTPIQQVASIQTPEARMAVVTPFDKSAMGSVERAIRDSDLGVNPTNDGNVIRVSFPQLTEERRKEYVKVAKAKAEEARVSLRNIRRSAKEALEKLSKDGDAGKDDVARAEKALEELTSKFVSSIDDLLKNKESELLEV; encoded by the coding sequence ATGATTGATGACATTTTGTTAGACGCTGAAGAGAAAATGACTAAGGCGCTTGAAGTAGCGCGTGAAGATTTCACCACAATCCGTGCTGGTCGCGCCTCAGCGGCAATATTTAGCAAAATCATGGTGGATTATTACGGCTCGCCAACCCCTATTCAGCAAGTTGCCTCGATTCAAACGCCAGAAGCTCGCATGGCAGTGGTAACCCCATTCGACAAGAGCGCGATGGGCTCAGTTGAGCGAGCAATCCGAGATTCTGACTTGGGCGTAAATCCAACAAATGACGGAAATGTGATTCGAGTTTCATTTCCTCAGCTAACCGAAGAGCGACGCAAGGAATATGTAAAAGTTGCTAAGGCTAAAGCAGAAGAAGCTCGCGTATCGTTGCGAAATATTCGCCGAAGCGCTAAAGAGGCGCTTGAGAAACTAAGTAAAGATGGCGATGCAGGCAAGGACGATGTAGCCCGTGCCGAAAAAGCACTTGAGGAACTCACGAGCAAGTTCGTTAGTTCTATTGATGATCTGCTCAAGAATAAAGAGTCTGAACTTCTTGAGGTTTAG
- a CDS encoding UMP kinase, whose protein sequence is MLLKLSGEAFAGDGKLGVDPEVVRDIARQVAGVVREGRQVAIVIGGGNYFRGAQLSDGGMDRARADYMGMLGTVMNCLALQDFLEKQGIETRVQTAIPMSQVAEPYIPRKAQRHLEKGRVVIFGAGLGAPYFSTDTCAAQRALEIGAEVVLMAKGVDGVYDSDPRTNPNALRYSDLTHDDVLAQNLKVADATAISLCRDNNLPIVVFNLLEDGNIARAVHGESIGTIVSS, encoded by the coding sequence GTGCTCCTGAAACTCTCCGGCGAAGCATTCGCTGGCGACGGCAAACTTGGAGTTGACCCAGAAGTAGTTCGTGACATTGCCAGACAAGTAGCTGGTGTGGTTCGCGAAGGCCGGCAAGTTGCCATCGTGATTGGCGGTGGAAATTACTTCCGCGGAGCTCAACTTTCAGACGGAGGCATGGATCGGGCTCGTGCAGATTACATGGGCATGTTGGGTACAGTAATGAACTGCTTAGCCTTGCAAGACTTTTTGGAAAAGCAAGGCATAGAAACTCGGGTGCAAACTGCGATTCCCATGAGCCAAGTGGCAGAGCCTTACATTCCCCGCAAGGCACAGCGTCACTTGGAAAAGGGTCGCGTGGTGATTTTTGGTGCAGGCTTGGGCGCCCCTTATTTCAGTACCGATACGTGCGCCGCGCAACGAGCATTGGAAATCGGCGCCGAAGTTGTCTTGATGGCCAAGGGCGTGGATGGTGTCTATGACAGTGACCCGCGAACAAATCCAAATGCGCTTCGCTACTCAGATTTAACGCACGACGACGTGTTGGCCCAGAACTTAAAAGTTGCGGACGCAACTGCAATCAGTTTGTGTCGAGATAACAATCTGCCGATTGTGGTTTTCAATTTATTAGAAGATGGCAACATTGCTCGAGCGGTTCACGGTGAATCAATCGGCACAATAGTTAGTTCCTGA
- a CDS encoding elongation factor Ts, whose protein sequence is MSISAADVKKLRDATSAGMMECKKALEEAEGDFDKAVEILRISGAAKAAKRGAERETSAGLVAADGLALVELLCETDFVAKSSEFLSLASEIAALVNSTKNADHEAVLGLTLANGATVGAEIESRAGVIGEKLELGRVALHDGDVALYLHRRASDLPPAVGVMVQYSGDEEVARSVAMQIAAMRPTFLTRDEVPDSVVDNEKRIAEETAKEEGKPEAALPKIVEGRVNGFFKENVLLEQSSVTDNKKTVKQILDEAGTSVTGFTRFEIGA, encoded by the coding sequence ATGTCAATTTCAGCCGCTGATGTAAAGAAGCTTCGCGATGCGACTTCAGCCGGAATGATGGAATGTAAGAAAGCACTTGAAGAGGCAGAAGGCGATTTCGATAAAGCCGTAGAGATTCTTCGCATTTCTGGTGCCGCCAAAGCTGCAAAGCGCGGTGCTGAGCGTGAAACATCAGCTGGCCTAGTTGCCGCAGATGGCTTAGCGCTCGTTGAACTGCTATGCGAAACTGACTTCGTGGCTAAGAGCAGTGAATTCCTGTCTTTGGCTTCAGAGATCGCTGCACTGGTAAACAGTACAAAGAATGCAGACCATGAAGCAGTCCTTGGATTGACACTGGCAAACGGTGCGACCGTAGGAGCAGAAATCGAAAGTCGCGCTGGCGTCATTGGCGAAAAGCTTGAGTTGGGCCGAGTCGCACTTCACGATGGTGACGTCGCACTCTACCTACACCGCCGCGCTTCTGACTTGCCACCAGCAGTTGGTGTAATGGTTCAGTACTCTGGCGATGAAGAGGTTGCTCGCTCAGTGGCGATGCAGATTGCCGCTATGCGCCCAACTTTCCTAACTCGCGATGAAGTTCCAGATTCAGTCGTGGACAACGAGAAGCGTATTGCAGAAGAGACTGCCAAAGAAGAAGGCAAGCCAGAAGCTGCATTACCAAAGATTGTTGAAGGTCGGGTAAATGGCTTCTTCAAGGAAAATGTTCTACTGGAACAGTCTTCGGTCACCGATAATAAAAAGACTGTCAAGCAGATTCTTGATGAGGCTGGCACCTCAGTCACTGGGTTTACCCGTTTCGAGATTGGCGCTTAA